In Styela clava chromosome 14, kaStyClav1.hap1.2, whole genome shotgun sequence, the following are encoded in one genomic region:
- the LOC120341152 gene encoding aspartate aminotransferase-like, whose translation METLRASLNIQPALNLQLNERVNELKSAGMKIHHLGFGQSPFPVPEQAQRSLRENADKAEYVAVKGLLQTRELICKLHSRLDGLERFTADDVIIGPGSKDLLFLLMNVLRGDIYLLSPTWTTYKPQAQIAGRNTHIIRTSPDNGWKVTPSLLQSSLNNAIPGSLLVLCNPDNPTGACYTKNELQDIAKVIQKCDIIVLCDEIYARLTYDADHNTLVKYLPDRAILSSGISKWASCGGWRFGYQLYPKKLRPVLDAVQALASNSYTCCSSPIQYAAQTLLRFDNDASEYVQHCSRILQAVGNYCANTLLDAGVKVSHPQAGYYIFPDFEIYREKFEARGIRTGEQMCDAILEEAGVALLAGGPAFLDREDRFTVRLCFINFDGRISLKASRALGLSTALPQSFPQEYCKGTTEAVDNIVRWLQSLQVSNGVSDY comes from the coding sequence ATGGAAACTTTACGAGCTAGTTTAAATATTCAGCCCGCGTTGAATCTTCAACTTAATGAACGGGTTAACGAATTGAAGTCCGCAGGAATGAAAATACACCATTTAGGATTCGGCCAATCACCATTTCCAGTTCCCGAACAAGCGCAAAGATCCCTACGAGAAAACGCTGACAAAGCTGAGTACGTTGCGGTCAAGGGTCTGCTTCAAACGCGAGAGTTGATATGCAAGTTGCACTCTCGTTTAGATGGATTGGAACGATTTACTGCTGACGACGTCATTATAGGCCCTGGTTCGAAGGATCTGCTCTTTTTGCTTATGAACGTTTTGCGTGGAGACATTTATCTTTTGTCGCCAACATGGACAACTTACAAACCGCAGGCACAAATTGCGGGACGAAACACACATATCATCAGGACATCCCCCGATAATGGATGGAAGGTCACGCCGTCTTTACTACAGTCGTCGTTAAACAACGCCATTCCCGGCAGTTTGTTGGTATTATGCAACCCCGATAATCCTACTGGAGCTTGCTATACAAAAAACGAGTTACAAGACATAGCCAAGGTCATTCAGAAATgtgatatcattgttttgtgtGACGAGATTTACGCAAGATTAACCTACGACGCAGACCACAACACTCTCGTCAAATACCTACCTGATCGAGCAATATTAAGCTCTGGTATATCAAAATGGGCTAGCTGTGGTGGCTGGAGGTTCGGTTATCAACTATACCCAAAGAAATTGAGACCCGTTCTTGATGCGGTCCAAGCGCTTGCAAGTAATTCCTATACCTGCTGCTCTAGTCCTATTCAGTATGCTGCTCAGACACTCCTAAGATTTGACAACGATGCAAGTGAATATGTCCAGCATTGCTCTCGCATTCTGCAAGCAGTAGGTAACTACTGCGCTAACACGTTATTGGATGCCGGCGTGAAAGTATCTCATCCGCAGGCTGGTTACTACATATTCCctgattttgaaatttatcgTGAAAAATTTGAAGCGCGAGGTATAAGAACGGGAGAGCAAATGTGCGATGCTATTCTCGAGGAAGCTGGGGTAGCCCTTCTTGCTGGAGGTCCAGCATTTCTGGATAGAGAAGACAGATTTACCGTTCGTCTTTGCTTCATTAATTTTGATGGGCGAATATCACTCAAAGCGAGCCGAGCTTTGGGTTTGTCAACTGCGTTGCCTCAAAGTTTTCCACAGGAGTACTGCAAAGGCACCACAGAAGCCGTTGACAACATTGTGCGTTGGCTTCAATCTCTACAAGTGTCAAATGGTGTCTCAGATTATTAA
- the LOC120340870 gene encoding MIT domain-containing protein 1-like, with translation MDGVESSAVKIIMRAVELETDARLQPALTCYQEGIDLLLEVLKSCQDPEKKKRYRQKVSEYMTRAEQIKEMVKRQKEEGKYHELIHIKENETGFGYEKVFGSYLDHTVTEVHVEDAYIRNFPQINNFLQLCELLVLKCTNLKTINLMTTRDMNQHHQADNLDHIRTSLLKRSISLIITFSDSLHDREIRLNNGWIIKIGRGLDYFKRADKLSIGLHNLNLRTCHATTIDVFHSKHTKEK, from the exons ATGGATGGGGTTGAATCGTCTGCAGTTAAAATTATCATGAGAGCCGTCGAACTTGAAACAGACGCTCGATTGCAACCGGCGTTAACCTGCTATCAAGAAGGCATAGATTTACTATTGGAAGTCTTAAAAT CATGCCAGGATCCAGAGAAAAAGAAGAGATATAGACAAAAGGTTTCAGAATACATGACACGGGCTGAACAAATAAAGGAAATGGTGAAACGACAAAAGGAAGAAGGCAAATATCATGAGCTGATTCATATCAAG GAAAATGAGACAGGATTTGGATATGAAAAGGTGTTTGGATCGTATCTCGATCATACAGTAACGGAAGTTCATGTTGAAGATGCTTATATAAGAAATTTTCCACAG ATAAACAACTTTTTGCAGCTGTGTGAGCTACTAGTTCTCAAATGTACGAACTTGAAAACCATTAATCTGATGACAACTAGAGATATGAACCAACATCATCAAGCTGATAACCTTGATCATATACGAACCAGTTTATTAAAAAGAAGCATTTCACTCATAATCACATTTTCTGACTCTTTGCATGACAGAGAAATAAGACTCAATAATGGTTGGATCATAAAAATAGGCAGAGGATTAGATTACTTCAAAAGAGCAGATAAATTGTCAATTGGATTACATAATTTAAACTTAAGAACATGCCATGCAACGACTATTGATGTATTCCACTCTAAACACACTAAAGAGAAGTGA
- the LOC120340869 gene encoding LRP chaperone MESD-like, whose protein sequence is MRMSVDFLFVCSLLLHCILCTTSAKEAKKEAKKKDPRDYTDADIYKLEEEWTEDGDIDEGDLPEHLRKAEPVDFSKLNTEDPESVIKMTKRHKTLMMFATVSGDPSQDETEDITTLWQNSLYNANIEITRFVISPNRILIKLVDGSYAYEIKDFLVQQERCESVTIEGKTYPGKGSPDYKQEKPKKDKKSGKKKEKSKDEKKQKKKKGEKSKKESKKMNKEEL, encoded by the exons ATGCGTATGAGTGTTgactttttgtttgtttgttcattaTTGCTTCATTGCATATTGTGCACAACATCGGCAAAAGAAGCAAAGAAGGAAGCTAAAAAGAAAGATCCAAGAGATTACACTGACGCAGACATATATAAACTTGAGGAGGAGTGGACG GAAGATGGAGACATTGACGAAGGAGATCTTCCAGAACATTTGAGAAAAGCGGAACCTGTGGATTTTAGCAAG CTAAACACAGAAGACCCAGAAAGTGTAATCAAGATGACAAAACGACACAAAACTTTAATGATGTTTGCAACAGTATCTGGTGATCCATCGCAAGATGAAACAGAAGATATTACCACTTTGTGGCAAAACTCACTGTATAACGCAAATATTGAAATTACAAG ATTTGTCATCAGTCCAAATCGTATTTTAATCAAGCTGGTTGATGGATCATATGCTTATGAGATTAAAGATTTTTTAGTTCAACAAGAACGCTGTGAATCGGTTACTATTGAGGGGAAGACTTATCCAGGAAAAGG ATCTCCTGATTACAAGCAAGAAAAGCCAAAAAAAGATAAGAAGAGtggaaaaaagaaagaaaaatccAAAGATGAAAAGaaacaaaagaaaaagaaaGGAGAAAAGAGCAAAAAGGAAAGTAAGAAAATGAACAAGGAAGAATTGTGA
- the LOC144432060 gene encoding aspartate aminotransferase-like: MDAPSKRNIKIIGFGQSPFPVPEQAQRSLRENADKAEYVAVKGLLQTRELICKLHSRLDGLERFTADDVIIGPGSKDLLFLLMNVLRGDIYLLSPTWTTYKPQAQIAGRNTHIIRTSPDNGWKVTPSLLQSSLNNANPGSLLVLCNPDNPTGACYTKNELQDIAKVIQKCDIIVLCDEIYARLTYDADHNTLVKYLPDRAILSSGISKWASCGDWRFGYQLYPRKLRPVLDAVQALASNSYTCCSSPIQYAAQTLLRFDNDASEYVQHCSRILQAVGNYCANTLLDAGVKVSHPQAGYYIFPDFEIYREKFEARGIRTGEQMCDAILEEAGVAFLAGGPAFLDKEDRFTVRLCFVNFDGRISLKASRALGLSTALPQSFPQEYCKGTTEAVDNIVRWLQSLQVSNGVSDYQE; encoded by the exons ATGGATGCACCGtcaaaaagaaatattaaaataatcg GATTTGGCCAATCACCATTTCCAGTTCCCGAACAAGCGCAAAGATCCCTACGAGAAAACGCTGACAAAGCTGAGTACGTTGCGGTCAAGGGTCTGCTTCAAACGCGAGAGTTGATATGCAAGTTGCACTCTCGTTTAGATGGATTGGAACGATTTACTGCTGACGACGTCATTATAGGCCCTGGTTCGAAGGATCTGCTCTTTTTGCTTATGAACGTTTTGCGTGGAGACATTTATCTTTTGTCGCCAACATGGACAACCTACAAACCGCAGGCACAAATTGCGGGACGAAACACACATATCATCAGGACATCCCCCGATAATGGATGGAAGGTCACGCCGTCTTTACTACAGTCGTCGTTAAACAACGCCAATCCCGGCAGTTTGTTGGTATTATGCAACCCCGATAATCCTACTGGAGCTTGCTATACAAAAAACGAGTTACAAGACATAGCCAAGGTCATTCAGAAATgtgatatcattgttttgtgtGACGAGATTTACGCAAGATTAACCTACGACGCAGACCACAACACTCTCGTCAAATACCTACCTGATCGAGCAATATTAAGCTCTGGTATATCAAAATGGGCTAGCTGTGGTGACTGGAGGTTCGGTTATCAACTATACCCAAGGAAATTGAGACCAGTTCTTGATGCGGTCCAAGCGCTTGCAAGTAATTCCTATACCTGCTGCTCTAGTCCTATTCAGTATGCTGCTCAGACACTCCTAAGATTTGACAACGATGCAAGTGAATATGTCCAGCATTGCTCTCGCATTCTGCAAGCAGTAGGTAACTACTGCGCTAACACGTTATTGGATGCCGGCGTGAAAGTATCTCATCCGCAGGCTGGTTACTACATATTCCctgattttgaaatttatcgTGAAAAATTTGAAGCGCGAGGTATAAGAACGGGAGAGCAAATGTGCGATGCTATTCTCGAGGAAGCTGGGGTAGCATTTCTTGCTGGAGGTCCAGCATTTCTAGATAAAGAAGACAGATTCACCGTTCGTCTTTGCTTCGTTAATTTTGATGGGCGAATATCACTCAAAGCGAGCCGAGCTTTGGGTTTGTCAACTGCGTTGCCTCAAAGTTTTCCACAGGAGTACTGCAAAGGCACTACAGAAGCCGTTGACAACATTGTGCGTTGGCTTCAATCTCTGCAAGTGTCAAATGGTGTCTCAGATTATCAAGAGTAG